A region from the Vicia villosa cultivar HV-30 ecotype Madison, WI linkage group LG3, Vvil1.0, whole genome shotgun sequence genome encodes:
- the LOC131656302 gene encoding F-box/LRR-repeat protein At3g26922-like produces the protein MKRERRKHNYSENKDRLSDLPNCLLLHILSFLNAKRVVQTCILSKRWNNLWKSLPVLRLSSSNFRTVRGASRVEAVQNFNKFMSNILSLRDYSASLHTLDIHRYAIRKPRQLKWIIKYAVSHNVQHLNIYLKCHFQQFPPCLFSSRTLTSLRISVFRSRLYTMRAFFPNSLNLPALTSLSLQSFTFRVGDDGRAEPFSALNKLNSLIIDKCEVLDAQSLCISSTTLANLTIITSYRARKAYFGFELSAPSLCSLSFSGLPLQKLCRSNGNLSTVKHVSIDVDYWVLAADTPLVLLNWLVELANIKSLTVTSTTLKVLSLVPDLLKFEFSSLCNLKSLKVKRKYPSSVPDGLVDFLLQNTPLAKVDIVD, from the exons ATGAAGAGAGAAAGGCGTAAACATAATTACAGTGAAAACAAAGACAGACTCAGTGACCTGCCCAATTGCCTTTTACTCCACATACTCTCCTTTTTGAATGCCAAACGAGTTGTTCAGACTTGCATTCTCTCCAAGAGATGGAACAATCTTTGGAAGTCTCTTCCCGTCCTTAGATTAAGTTCTTCAAACTTTAGAACAGTCCGGGGTGCTTCAAGGGTAGAGGCTGTTCAGAATTTCAACAAATTCATGTCTAATATCTTATCTCTTCGGGATTACTCAGCCTCACTCCACACTCTCGATATTCACCGCTATGCAATTAGGAAACCTCGCCAACTCAAATGGATTATAAAATACGCTGTTTCACACAATGTCCAGCATTTAAATATCTATCTCAAATGTCATTTTCAACAATTTCCCCCTTGCTTATTTTCATCTCGCACATTAACCTCTCTTAGAATTTCTGTTTTCCGCTCTAGATTGTATACGATGAGAGCGTTTTTTCCCAATTCTCTGAATTTGCCAGCATTAACGAGTTTGTCCCTACAGTCATTCACCTTTCGTGTTGGCGATGATGGACGCGCTGAGCCTTTTTCTGCATTAAACAAGTTGAATAGTTTGATCATTGATAAATGTGAAGTTCTTGATGCACAAAGCCTTTGCATATCAAGTACCACACTTGCCAATTTAACTATAATCACGAGTTATAGGGCACGTAAGGCCTATTTCGGATTTGAGCTATCTGCACCAAGTCTTTGTAGCTTAAGTTTTAGTGGTCTTCCTCTTCAGAAACTCTGTCGGAGCAATGGCAATCTCTCCACGGTCAAGCATGTAAGTATTGATGTCGATTATTGGGTTCTTGCGGCTGATACTCCTTTGGTTCTACTTAACTGGTTGGTGGAGCTTGCTAATATCAAATCATTGACAGTTACTTCAACCACTCTTAAG GTTCTTTCCCTTGTTCCCGATTTATTGAAGTTTGAGTTCTCTTCCTTATGTAACTTGAAGTCACTGAAAGTAAAAAGGAAATATCCTTCCTCAGTACCTGATGGATTAGTGGACTTTTTGCTTCAAAACACACCCTTGGCGAAGGTTGACATAGTAGATTGA
- the LOC131658497 gene encoding F-box/LRR-repeat protein At3g26922-like, with amino-acid sequence MKRRRHNHNYCLPNCENKDRLSDLPNCLLLHILSFLNAERVVRTCILSKRWNNLWKSLPVLRLGSVKNSNHFMSKILSCRDSSATLHTLDFHRCAIRKPGQVKRIIKHAISHNVRHLDIYLKGRFERFPHCLFSCGSLTSLKLSVFLPTIFDKRVFFPNSLNLPALTSLSLRSFTFLVGDDGRVEPFSALNKLNSLIINKCEVMGAKILGISSATLVNLTIVTSDRAATAYFGFELSAPSLSTFNFTVLPFRKLCQSNGNLSMVKHVSIKVKYWFDLTDGNTPFVLLNWLVELANIKSLTLTSSTLKVLSHAPDLLKSEFSSLCNMESLKVKKKFNSPLPDGLVEFLLQNSPSAEVNIVDY; translated from the exons ATGAAGAGACGAAGGCATAATCATAATTACTGTCTTCCAAACTGTGAAAACAAAGACAGACTCAGTGACCTGCCCAATTGCCTTTTACTCCACATACTCTCCTTTTTGAATGCCGAACGAGTTGTTCGGACTTGCATTCTCTCCAAGAGATGGAACAATCTTTGGAAGTCTCTTCCCGTCCTTAGATTAGGTTCtgtcaagaattccaaccacttCATGTCTAAAATCTTGTCTTGTCGGGATTCCTCAGCGACTCTACACACTCTTGATTTTCACCGCTGCGCAATTAGGAAGCCTGGCCAAGTCAAAAGGATTATAAAACATGCAATTTCACACAATGTCCGGCATTTAGATATATATCTCAAAGGTCGTTTTGAACGATTTCCCCATTGCTTATTTTCATGTGGCTCTTTAACTTCTCTTAAACTTTCTGTTTTCCTCCCTACAATATTCGATAAGAGAGTGTTTTTCCCTAACTCTCTGAATTTGCCGGCATTAACCAGCTTGTCTCTCAGGTCATTCACCTTTCTTGTCGGCGATGATGGACGCGTCGAGCCTTTTTCTGCTTTAAACAAGTTGAATAGTTTGATCATTAACAAATGTGAAGTTATGGGTGCAAAAATCCTTGGCATATCAAGTGCCACACTTGTCAATTTAACTATAGTCACTAGTGATAGGGCAGCTACGGCCTATTTCGGATTTGAGCTATCTGCACCAAGTCTTTCTACCTTTAATTTTACTGTTCTTCCCTTTCGGAAACTCTGTCAGAGCAATGGCAATCTCTCCATGGTCAAGCATGTAAGTATTAAAGTCAAGTATTGGTTcgatttgactgatggtaataCTCCTTTTGTTCTACTCAACTGGCTGGTTGAGCTTGCTAATATCAAATCATTGACACTTACTTCATCTACTCTTAAG GTTCTTTCCCATGCTCCCGATTTATTGAAGTCTGAGTTCTCTTCCTTATGTAACATGGAGTCACTGAAAgtaaaaaagaaatttaattCACCCTTACCCGATGGATTAGTGGAGTTTTTGCTTCAAAACTCACCCTCAGCAGAGGTTAACATTGttgattattga